GTCTACCTGACATTTCGTATTTGCGAAACACTGACATTATTGTATTGCGGCGACACGCAAGAAAAAAGAAGTCTCGTGTCTGGCCCTTCTTCAGCCTTCCGGGCAAACTCAAGGGGACTCGGGATGACAGGAATACAAGAGTGCGGCCTAAACAAAGTACGAGGTACGAATTGCGAGGGACAAAGGAGGAACAAGGCGATTTTAGTTCTACCATCTCCGATTTTGATCTTCAGTCTGAAATAAAGGGCTCCACCGGCAGCGAGAAGTAGACAATAACTGCAAGCCACATTACCATCAGGACCAGAGAATAGGTGAGAGGAACCCATATAAGGTATAATAGCGAGATCGCAACTACTAAAGCGCCGCTAATCTTCGATCCCATGCTGGTATTCTTCCATGCCCACTCAAACGCGTTCTTGTAAAGATTGTAGCCACACAGAGAACATCGTCTCTGTTGGGGTCTATTCCTTGCCTGGCACTGAGAACAAATGTTTGTTTTTTTCTTCTGCTCAATGGCAAACATCCGCCTCATCAGTTCTTCCTTTTCCGCCAGCCTATCCCTGTATCCGGACTCCTGTCCGGGAAACATCTCGGCTGCAATATGGTATTCTTGTGCCGCTTGCAGATATCTATCATATCGTTCAAACACTCTGGCCAGACCCATGTGGCCTACAACATTGCCAGGATTCTTCTTTACCGTCCTGGTAAACTTGGCCACCTCAGCCACTTCTTTCTTTCTCTTCCACGTCCGCCTTATGACCTCGTTCCTTATCATGAGGAAGATGGCTAAAGGAACCAGAACGACACCGATGAATCCAACTGCAAGCATAATCAGAACAGTGCTTGGTGCCAGGAGAACCATGAGGAGAACCCAGATTCCCGCAAACACGAGAAGAAAATGGGGCAGCTCCATCTTAAGTCCACCCTCAGCAACCCTGCCCACGCTCAGGAACACCAAGGTTGCCACTCCTGCCAGAAACAATAAGCCGTATATGCCGTAGACAATCATTTAAGAGACAATCAATAGAAGAAGCCTCTTGCCGGCGAAACATAGACTACATGAGGCTTCCCCTTGATGCCTGCCATCTTCGCTGCTGTATCGATAGCATCTTGAAGTGTGCCTATCTCATCGACAAGCCCGAGCATCTTCGCTTTTCTTCCTGTATACACCTTCCCCTGCGCCATCTCATACACCTTACTCTTGTCAAGACCCCTGCCTTCAGAAACCTTGGCAACGAAGTCGTCATAGAAGTGGTCAATATGCTCCTGAAAAAGCCGTCTCTCCTCCTCTGTGAACCTCCTCGCAGGGGAGAAGGCATCTGAATGCTCAGCACTCTTGATCGTTTCAGGGTTTATCCCCAGTTTCTCGTATGTCCCCGCCAGCACGGCCTTCCCGCCAAAGACACCAATTGAACCGGTGATAGTGGTTGGATCGGCAATAATCTTGTTTGCACCGCATGAGATATAATAGCCTCCAGAGGCTGCCAGGTCCGACATTGACACCACAATTGGTTTTCCACTCTTCTTGACCTTCTCAACCTCTCTCCATATGAGATCAGAAGCGAGACCATCTCCTCCAGGGCTGTCTACTCTGAGGACTATTGCCTTCACCGACCCGTCGCCCCTCAGTCTTCTCAACTGCCGAACGATTGTTTCAGAACCCATATATTGTGAACCGAAAAGGAAGTCGGTGTGGCTTCGACCCGTGACAATCTCCCCTGACGCCAGGAGTACTGCCACTTTCGGAGGCTTTGTCCAGGAGTAGCTCCGATAGATTCTTCTCCGCATGCCTGCTGTCTTGACCCTATCGGGATTATCTTCCTTCTTTCCCAGGAGTTCCGCAACTACCAGCTTGGCATCATCATAATATCCAATGTGGTCGATGAGGCCAAACCTCTTCGCCTGCTCAGGCCACATTGCGGCCCGGTCGAGAATCTCTTCCATCTTGTCTGTTGATATCTTTCGCGCAGTGGCGATCTTCTCAGTGATCTCCACAAACATACCGTCAACCAGGTCCTGGACCTGTTCTCTTGCCTCCTCAGAGAGTTCCTCCCGGGTGAGCGGTTCAACAGCAGACTTATACTTCCCTGCCCTGATCATATCTGCTTCCACACCTATTTTGTCCAGAAATCCTTTGAGCATCATAACCTGAGCGTAAGGACCTTTCACGATAATCTGGCTGCTCGGGCAGGCAACCACTCTGTCCGCAGCAGAAGCAAGATATACTGCCAGGTCCATACCTCCCTCTTCAAGATAAGCAACCACCTTCTTGCCTGCGGACCTGAGGTCTTCGATTTCTCTTCTCAGTTCGTAGGTGGTCCCCATCCCAGCGGAGAAGCTCTTTATGTTCAGAAGCACGGCCTTAACCGTTCTGTCTTCCCTTGCTTTCCTCAGCTGTGCACGGATTCTCTGAAGGCTTTTTGCAGAGCCCCCGAAGAGGCTGAATCCAGGTGGCGCGTCCTCAATCCTACCCTCTATTCTGACCTCCGCGATCCCACCACCCCTGGCAAGTATTGTCCTGTTTCTGTCCAGAGAAAACGCGACATGCGCGCCGTTCTCTTTCAAGCCATTCGCCGTATCAACGGTTCTCACATATCCCACGCTGGAGTTAAGGAAGTTAATGGATAGGCCAGTCCTAAAAGTCATATCTCTGTCAATTGTTCCTTTGAGCACCACTCCGTCCAGAGGCTCCACCTCCGCTCCGAACTCATAGTGAGACCCTTCCATGTCTTCGCCTTCCTTCCCACTCCACTGACCGAACAGGGTAACCCTGTCTGTCATCGGCCTTAAGCCCAGCCCCACCCTGTAATTCCTATCATAGGTGACAGCACCTATTCCAGGCCTGTTCACATTGTTTGCAACCGCACCCAGCGATATGTACTTGATCGGTCTGATGAGAACACCAAGATCAATCGCGAAATACCTTCCCGGCACCAGGTTCATCCATCTTCCCCTCATGCCAAACGAAGTGGAACTGCCCACCTTCAAACTTGTACAATAAGAAAACGCGCTCCTTTCCTGACCCTTACTCCAGTAGCTGTATCCGAATCCCATTATAGGAGTGGCTGCCGCTATACCGAATCTTCTCAAAGTGTCTATATCCTGTGTATAAAGCAGTGCCAGGTTTGGCGCCCTTCCGGCAGCAAGGCCCGCTGGATTGGCGAATACTGCAAGAGCATCGTCAGAAGTTGCCACCGATGTCACTGTGTAATCCTGAGACAAAACCGAACCAGCAGACAGAAGCACGACTAGACACAACACCAGCCTCATGTGCCACCTCCTTTATGTACAACATGGCGCTCCTGTCCCGCATTGTGCGGGACAGCTGCGCTACCCATGTAATGTAGGTTTTGGTGGAGGGACTGTCAAGTAGTTTCCACGACCTCACTAGAGGCTTCTGAATTGAGCACTGCTGGCAGCCTCGTTCCGAATCTTGTGAGTATGACGGCACCCAATCCAGTCGTCCAGGCTACCCAGATCGCGATCTTCCCCAGTACGCCAACCCCAATACCAGCTGGAATCAAGACGAGGCCCAGGAGACCGGCAAGCAGCGAAAGGACGTAGATGAGAAGGACACCCATTGCAGACGCGGCTACAGGATGAACCTTGTGGCTCTTGAATCTGCTGAAGAAAAGGTTCCCCACCAGAAGTGAGATACCGGCAAGGCCGAAGAAGAACGCTACGATGAGCGCAACAATTGCGAAGGGTATCAAGATAATTCCTACCACACTGACAGCAAGAAGGACGATACTCGGGACAATCAGAACTTCCCCAAGGAGCCCGGTCAGAAAGCATCTCCAGAAGCTTTTGGTTGTAGCAGTCTCCAGCCTGTCCGTGGGTTTCGCCAGGAATGTCACTACCAGAACCACTATAACCAGAACGGCCAAGAAGCGACCCAGTTTTGCCAGGAAAGCAAACCCCGGGGAAGACCTGAAACAACCGATGCCGCCGGTAGCGCTCCAGGGGAAACCTGAACCCCAAGATCCGAAACCTACTGAGACCGATTCACCCTTGACCACTGCATCGTCATGCCGTTGGATACTCCCGAAGACGCTGACTACATCTCCTTTCACAACGGCCGTGGAATCCAGAATCAGAGCCCCACCGATACACACTGCATCACCCTCTACCGTGCCGCTGATCCTGAGTGTTCCTCCTATACATACCACATCACCCTTTGCCATGCCCTTCATTGTGATGCTGCCGCCTATGGAGACGACGTCACCGTCTATTATCTCATTCTCTTTGACAAGGATGCTTTCACCCATTCTCACCAGGTCTTCAGAGCGGACCACCATCTCGGAACCTGTCTCCTCGGTGTCCGGACCCGCCTTGACCGAGGCGATGTCATGCCCCTGGCTGTGGGATCCGAACAGGCTCACTGCCGTGAGCAGGACAAATAGAGTTGAAAACACCGCGATTCTAAATTTTCGCGCGCGCATAGCCGACCTCCCTCGTCGTGTACCAAATACCAAAAGCGGCCATAAGACCGACTGCGACTGCAAGAACAGCAATGCCAGAAACCGGTACATAGCTTGTAGCCTTAACAAGCGCGGTTAGCACCAATCCGACAGGCTTCAGCAGGTTCAGAGCTGCATGCAACCCATGACCCAGCGCCTCAAAGAGGGAAGGTATACCAGCAAGACCCTTTGCGGTTGGAGTTATGGATTTGAGCGCTGCCTCTCTGACCAAGAAACCGAGCAGAACAATCCAAGCACCGACAATGCCGGAGGTTGCCCAGCCAAGAACACCGGTCCAGACTGGCTTCCTTTCAAATCCCAGAGCGGTGAGTACAGCCTGTTCAATACCTCTCGGTGGCCTTTTGACGGGCATCTTGGAAAAGAGCGTGTTAAGACTCCTGAGCCAGTCCAGTTCTCTGCGGCAAAGAGGGCAGCTCTCCATGTGCTTCTCGAAGAGTACCCCTTCTTCACCAGTAAGCTCCCCATCCTCATACGCATCGATCTTATCACAAAGTCGTTCCAACTCGAGACCTCCTACAACACCGCCATTCGAATCAGGATGAACTCTGCTGCCACAAACGCTGCTCCTCCAACCATGGCCACCGCGAAACTCCGAATTTTGTTAAGCATCTCGACCTCCTTTTCCTTTCTCATCTTCAAATACGGAAAACAGAGGCCAAATGTTTCAAAAAAGCCGATCTTCTCCCAAAAAATCCATGCTCTCACCTTCTTACAGCCAAAAACCTCTGGAACCACAGATTAACACACCCTCCTTCGCCCTTCGTGGCTTCGGAGGGCAAGGATTATCACAAGATTATTCTCTGGTCAGGGTTCGGCCATGAGGATGTGGTTCAAATCTGTGTAAATCTCGTGTAATCTCGTGGTTCCACGTTTTCTTTTCGATCTTCTACTTTCGATTTTCGGTAGTAGGGGCAGGGTCTCCCTCCCCAACCAGACGGGCGCGGAAACCCTCCTTCGCCCAAACTTCGCCCTCCTTGACTACGTCTGGCCACGGGCTTCGTGGCTTCGGAGGACACGCCGCGCCCCTACAACAAACGCTTACGCCAAACAAATTGTCATTGCGAGGAGTCGTGAGCCTGTCGAACGACGACGAAGCAATCTCGCAAATACAGATGTCATTCTGAGCCGGAGGCGAAGAATCTGCTTGTGGAATGTCGTTCCGCAAATGCGCCTTCACGCAAACCAAAAAGCAGACTCTTCGCCCTTTGATGGGCTCAGAGTGACAAAGTTCCAGGTAGGGGCGTACTGCAATACGCCACTACTGCAAACCCACCAAAACAGGAACATCAAGACGGGCGCCGAAACGACGCCCCTACAACTGCCTACCATAGATGCCCATTGAAAACCACGCCCAATTGTCGCATAATATGTGAGAAATAGACCCACAGCAAAGGGTGCGTGTATGAATCACTCTGTCAGACATATCGCCTTGCTTCTTCTTGCGGTAGGACTCGTGATCATGTCAGGGCAAACCCTCAATGCTGAGGAACTGTACAATCTAGAAATACTGTTCAAGAAGACCTACAACGACTTGGAACCAGATAGCATAGTCATCTTTGGAGAGGCGATTTGTGGTGCCGGAGACGTCAACGGCGACGGTTACGATGACATTGCTGCAGCAGGCTGGGAGTACAATCCCCCTTTGGGCTGGCGGTGCATGACCTTCGTTTTTCTTGGTGGCAGCCCGATGGATACAATTCCTGACTTCATTCTCAAGGATACCTATTGGGGTGGTTCTCCTTGGGCGAGACTTGCCGGCGGTGACGTGAATGGTGACAGTTTCTCCGATATTGTAGTAGGCCTTCCTTACGGGCCTGGAAACATTGACATATACTTTGGCGGTAATCCCATGGACACAATTGTCGACCTTGTGCTCTGGGAGCCGCCTACCGGGTCAGATTTTGCGTCCGATGTTTCCACAGGTGATGTGAACGGGGATGGGTACTGTGATGTAGTAGCTTCCGACTACTACAAAGATAGCGGTAAAGGTGCTGCATACGTTTTCTACGGGGGGCCACTGCTCGATAATCTCCCCGATATCACGCTAAGGGGCCATGGGGCAGAGGGGTTTGGCATGACTGTGGGAAGCGGTGGCGATGTGAATAGTGATGGATACGATGAGATAGTGGTTGGTGCGTGGGTAAACAGTGAGAAATACTTCGAAGGAGGGAGGGTATACGTCTACTATGGTGGTGATCCGATGGACACAACCTATGACGCAGCTATGTATGGGGAGGGTGTTGGACAGCATCTCGGATGGGATGGAGTAAGCATCGCCGAGAACACGTACACCCACGATTTTGTCATTGCCGGAACTCAATTCTGGCCTCGAGGATTTCCTTTTTGGAGTCCCGGCAAGGTGTATGTTCTTTTCGGCGGAGACCCTATGGATAGCATTCCGGATGTCTGGATGCACGGCCAGACAGATACGAGTTCCCTTGGACCAACCTCAGGGGCTGGAGACATAGATGGGGACGGTGTACACGATGTCATTGCTGGAGCGCATGCTGAGTCCGGTCGCCTAGGGGCTGTCTATGTCTGGCTAGCTGGCATTGGCATGGACACTATACCAGATGCTTGGATCAAGGGGGACAGCGCCTTTGCGGAGCCCGGTTGGAGGGTTGCATCTGCTGGTGACGTTGATGGAGATGGAAAAGACGAAGTGATGCTTTCCAACTACGCAGCAAGCACTCCCAGGCATACAGTCTGGGTATGCAAGTATACCGGAACGGGCATTGATGAAGAGCATGTCCTGAAATCGCCTGTTCAACCTTCTCAACGCATTAGTTGTATCCCCAATCCATTCCGCCACTCCACAACCATTAGAATTTCACCACAGAGATACACAGAGGGAACACAAGATCCAGATGTTTTGCTGGCAATACATGATGCGACGGGCAGGCTTATTCGAAGGCTTGAAATTGAGAACAACAGCAGCGCAGTGACATGGGATGGAAAGGACATGAACGGTAAGGACGTAGGGAGTGGTGTGTATTTTGCAAAGGTCAATTCAGCACACCAAGTCCCACCCGAGAAGCTGCTGCTTATCAGGTAACTAATCCCACCACACACAACCTTATGTGCTCGGCGCACCAGTGTTCTGTCATGCGCGCAACAAGTTGCGCTACTCCAGAGGGGTTTGGAGTAGCCGAGCTTGCTCGGCGCGCCAGTGCTCTGTCTGCGCGCAACCCTTCGACAAGCTCAGGGCATGCGAAGCAATCTGGCACAAGCCCGGATTGCGTGGCCGTATTTCGTTTTCTATCTTCTATTTTGGAATCAGGGTTTCAGGGTGGATTTCAGGATTTCCCGGCCCCTTCTTATCCATGTTTTCACTGTCCCCATGGGTACGTCCAGAACTTCTGATATTTCTTGATACGACAGACCCTCTTTGTATCTTAGCAATATGGCGGCTCTCAGGTTCTCCGGTAGAGTCTGAATCGCCTCTTCAATCCGAATCCTTGTCCCTTTTCTCTCGAATCTCTCCCCCGGCCCCGCCGCAGGCTCTACTATTTCTACATCTTCCATGGATACTGTCTCATACTTCTTTTGACGGAAGAAATCCATGCAGCAATTAGAGGCTATTCTGATAACCCAGGAACGGAAGGGGTAATCGGGGTTAAACCTGTGAAGTGACCTGAACGCCTTTATGAATGTCTCCTGCGTCAGGTCAGCCGCGTCATCTTCATTGCCCACTATTCCAAGAATCAGGTTGTACACTCTGAGCTTGTGGAGCGACATGAGCTTTCTGTAAGCCCTCTGGCTCCCTTCCAGCACACTCCTTATGAGAGCGGCCTCGTCGGAAGGCAACTATCAACTCTCCCTTGTAGATTCAGCCCATCTAATCCGTCCTGGCCAACGGGCTGACAGTCCAACCCTCACCCATCTGCCGGACAACAAAGGACGCCCCATCCTCTGTCCTGACTCTGAATGTTCTTGTTCTCTCTCCTGTGCTTATGTCTTCCTCCACTGCCTGTTCACATATGTGGACAATCATCTTCTCCTTGCCGTCCACCAGTATGCTTGAAGGCTTCTCGTCTCCCTTTGACCCGGAGTAGAATTTCACGTTCGTCGTCTGAGCCATACTACGCCTCTACGGAAGCTGTGGGTACTTGTAGTAAGCAGCGCAAGTGCCCTCAGAGGAAACCATGCACGCGCCTTTCGGCTCTACAGGCGTGCACTCTTTGCCAAACAGTTTGCACTGAAGAGGAGTTTTAACCCCCCTCAGTATTTGGCCACATATACAGCCCGGGAATTCCTTTGTTCTTTCTACTTCTACTTCTATGTTCGATTCAGCGTCGAAGGCTGAGAACTTTTCTCCTATGGAAAGGCCGCTCTGCGATACGACTCCGATCCCGCGCCACTCCGCGTCCTTTGTCCCAAACACTCCCTCCATTACAGAAATGGCCTTTGTATTCCCATCTTCTGCCACCACCCTGCTATACTGGTTTTCCACAGACGCGCGCTCCTCTTTCACCTGTTTTGCCAGCATGTATATAGCCTGAAGGATATCGGTCGGCTCAAACCCTGCTACCACACAAGGAACTCTGTACTCTGTGGCCAGAGGCTCATAGCTCCGTGAACCTATTATGGCGCTCACATGCCCAGGACAGATGAATCCACTGACGTTCAGTTCTGGACTATCAACAAGCATTTTCATGGCATTCGGGATCGTCTTATGTCCGCACAGTACGAAAAAATTGTCAAGACCTTCGCGCTGTGCTGCAAGAATCGTGGCAGCCACGGTTGGAGCTGTGGTCTCAAAGCCTATTCCTAGAAAAACGACCTTCCTGTCTCGATTTTCTCTTGCGATGCTGAGCGAGTCCAGGGCTGAGTAAACTATCCTTATATCACCGCCCTGTGATTTCTCCCTGGCCAGGGAAGAGCTCGACCCTGGAACCCGGAACATGTCTCCGAAGGTGACAATGATTGATTGATGGAGCCGTGAGATCGCCATTGCCCTGTCCAGATAGGAGTTGGGGGTGACACAGACGGGACAACCGGGTCCAGAAAGCAACTTCACATTTTCAGGCAGGATGTTTCTTATGCCGTATCTAGCAGCAGACATTGTGTGCGTCCCACATACCTCCATGAACGTGAGACGTTTGCCATCCGCAATCTTGACTATTTTTCTGGCCAGCCCGCGGACAGCTTCTTTGTCCCTGAATTCATCCACATATATCAATTCATTCTCCCATCGACTCTGAAATCTCCCGCAGGAGCTGCAGAGTTTCCTCAGCTTCCTTCTCATCCAGCTTCTCTATTGCAAATCCTGCATGGAGTATCACATAGTCTCCGATCTTGACGCCCTCAATAATAGAGAGGTCCACTTCCCTCTTCAGGCCACCTATCTCACCTTCTGCTTTGCTGCCCTCTATCTTTGTAATCTTAGCTGGTATGCCCAGGCACATTCTTTGCCTCTTACAGATTCGAGTTGGTCACCGCCACCTGCCCCAAAGAGATACCCCCATCATTGGTTGGCACCTGATGATGAACATAAACCTTGAAACCTTCATCTGTCAACATGGGATAGACCTTTGAGAGGAGAAACATATTCTGAAAGACGCCCCCGCTCAAAGCAACCCTGTCCAGTTTCCACGAGCCTCTTATTCTCCAGCACAAATCAAGCACTATCTCAGCCATTGTATTATGAAAAATGTCCGAAATCTTCTCAACTGGGACACCTTTAATATAATCATCAACTATCGCCCTTATCGTCGGTGCGGTATCGACTATCCATCCGTTCTCCTTACCTGAGATCTCATAGGAGTAGGAACCTTCATTCGACTCAGCAGCCGCCATCTCCAGTTCCACTGCAGCCTGGCCCTCGTAGTTTATCGAGTCCCTTATGCCAAGGATTGATGAGACAGCGTCAAAGAGCCTTCCGGCACTGGAGACGAGTGGTGAATTGAACCCCTTTTTTATCATGTCTACGAGCATCTCAATTCTTTTCAAGTCCTGCCTCTGGAAGAGATCAATTCCAAGGTCGAACATATCATCCCCGTAAGCTCCATACAGGTGTGAGACCGCCATCCTGTAAGGCTCCGCTATTGCTGAATCGCCTCCAGGCATCGGCACATAATCGAGATGGCCGACCCTTTTGTAACCCTTGTAGTCTGCTACCATGAACTCGCATCCCCATATGTTACCGTCCTCGCCATAACCTGTCCCGTCGAGGGCCACACCTATCACTTCTCCTTCAATCCCGTTTTCAGCCATGACCGCTGCAATGTGAGCGTGATGGTGCTGAATGCCAAACATTGAAAGCCCATCCAGACCTTTAGCGTATTTCGTGGACAGATAGTCAGGATGAAGATCGTAGGCTATCACCTGGGGGTTGACAGAGAAAAGGTTCGAGTAGTGTTCTATCCCCTGGGTGAAGCTTTCAAAGGTCTCCACATTTTTCAAATCGCCGATGTGGTGGCTTACGAAGGCATGCTGGTCTCTTGCCACACAGAAGGTGTTTTTCAGTTCCGCGCCGCAGGACAGGATGTGTTTCTTGACCTCGAAGGGGAGAGTTATCGGGTTGGGGCTGTATCCCCTGCTCCTTCTTATGATGAACTCGCTTCCGTTCAATTCCCTTGTCACACTATCATCACACCTTGTCTCTATCTCCCTGTTGTGGAGTAGAAAATGGTCCGCTATTGTCTTGAGCCTCTGTCTGGCTTCCGGGTTGTCATACGATATGGGCTCATCCGACAGATTCCCGCTCGTCATCACCAGAACTAACCCCGATTCCTTGAGAAGGAGGTGATGAAGCGGCGTGTAAGGAAGCATGAAGCCCAGATACTTCTGCCCCGGAGCGGCGTCCGCCGCTATCTTTGAATCCTTCCGCCTCCTCAAAAGGACTATCGGTCTCGCTGGTGACTCCAGAAGTCTCCTTTCAAATTCGCTCACATAGCAGTCTTCCTGTATTGCTTGTATGTTAGCGGCCATAAGGGCGAACGGCTTGTCCTCTCTGTATTTCCTCCCCCTCAACCTCTCCACAGCTCCGCTGTTCAAAGCATCGCAGGCGAAATGAAACCCTCCCAGCCCCTTCACAGCGACTATCTCCCCCTCCCTCAAACGCTGAACCGCTGCGCGTATCGCCTTCTCTCCCTTCAGGCTCCTTGAACTCCCTGCGCCATCTTCCAGAAAGACCTGCGGCCCACACATATGGCACGCGTTGGGCTGAGCATGGAATCTTCTCTTTTCTGGGTTTTCATATTCCCGGGCACAGTCCTGGCACATCATGAATTCGCTCATGGTCGTCTTTTCTCTATCGTATGGGATGTCCTTAACTATGGTGAACCTTGGGCCGCAGTTGGTGCAGTTTATGAACGGGTAGCGAAACCTTCTATCCTTCTC
The window above is part of the candidate division TA06 bacterium genome. Proteins encoded here:
- the hypF gene encoding carbamoyltransferase HypF; the encoded protein is MKESLKEKERRIVEITGIVQGVGFRPAVYRLAKEHHLKGFVRNDSRGVTIDIEGDAGELSKFIDGLEGRLPPRASIQTIEVRSLNPAGYGEFKIDMSKEEKEKTSLVSPDIATCSDCLGELLDEKDRRFRYPFINCTNCGPRFTIVKDIPYDREKTTMSEFMMCQDCAREYENPEKRRFHAQPNACHMCGPQVFLEDGAGSSRSLKGEKAIRAAVQRLREGEIVAVKGLGGFHFACDALNSGAVERLRGRKYREDKPFALMAANIQAIQEDCYVSEFERRLLESPARPIVLLRRRKDSKIAADAAPGQKYLGFMLPYTPLHHLLLKESGLVLVMTSGNLSDEPISYDNPEARQRLKTIADHFLLHNREIETRCDDSVTRELNGSEFIIRRSRGYSPNPITLPFEVKKHILSCGAELKNTFCVARDQHAFVSHHIGDLKNVETFESFTQGIEHYSNLFSVNPQVIAYDLHPDYLSTKYAKGLDGLSMFGIQHHHAHIAAVMAENGIEGEVIGVALDGTGYGEDGNIWGCEFMVADYKGYKRVGHLDYVPMPGGDSAIAEPYRMAVSHLYGAYGDDMFDLGIDLFQRQDLKRIEMLVDMIKKGFNSPLVSSAGRLFDAVSSILGIRDSINYEGQAAVELEMAAAESNEGSYSYEISGKENGWIVDTAPTIRAIVDDYIKGVPVEKISDIFHNTMAEIVLDLCWRIRGSWKLDRVALSGGVFQNMFLLSKVYPMLTDEGFKVYVHHQVPTNDGGISLGQVAVTNSNL
- a CDS encoding RNA polymerase sigma factor, encoding MPSDEAALIRSVLEGSQRAYRKLMSLHKLRVYNLILGIVGNEDDAADLTQETFIKAFRSLHRFNPDYPFRSWVIRIASNCCMDFFRQKKYETVSMEDVEIVEPAAGPGERFERKGTRIRIEEAIQTLPENLRAAILLRYKEGLSYQEISEVLDVPMGTVKTWIRRGREILKSTLKP
- the hypD gene encoding hydrogenase formation protein HypD; translated protein: MIYVDEFRDKEAVRGLARKIVKIADGKRLTFMEVCGTHTMSAARYGIRNILPENVKLLSGPGCPVCVTPNSYLDRAMAISRLHQSIIVTFGDMFRVPGSSSSLAREKSQGGDIRIVYSALDSLSIARENRDRKVVFLGIGFETTAPTVAATILAAQREGLDNFFVLCGHKTIPNAMKMLVDSPELNVSGFICPGHVSAIIGSRSYEPLATEYRVPCVVAGFEPTDILQAIYMLAKQVKEERASVENQYSRVVAEDGNTKAISVMEGVFGTKDAEWRGIGVVSQSGLSIGEKFSAFDAESNIEVEVERTKEFPGCICGQILRGVKTPLQCKLFGKECTPVEPKGACMVSSEGTCAAYYKYPQLP
- the sppA gene encoding signal peptide peptidase SppA yields the protein MRLVLCLVVLLSAGSVLSQDYTVTSVATSDDALAVFANPAGLAAGRAPNLALLYTQDIDTLRRFGIAAATPIMGFGYSYWSKGQERSAFSYCTSLKVGSSTSFGMRGRWMNLVPGRYFAIDLGVLIRPIKYISLGAVANNVNRPGIGAVTYDRNYRVGLGLRPMTDRVTLFGQWSGKEGEDMEGSHYEFGAEVEPLDGVVLKGTIDRDMTFRTGLSINFLNSSVGYVRTVDTANGLKENGAHVAFSLDRNRTILARGGGIAEVRIEGRIEDAPPGFSLFGGSAKSLQRIRAQLRKAREDRTVKAVLLNIKSFSAGMGTTYELRREIEDLRSAGKKVVAYLEEGGMDLAVYLASAADRVVACPSSQIIVKGPYAQVMMLKGFLDKIGVEADMIRAGKYKSAVEPLTREELSEEAREQVQDLVDGMFVEITEKIATARKISTDKMEEILDRAAMWPEQAKRFGLIDHIGYYDDAKLVVAELLGKKEDNPDRVKTAGMRRRIYRSYSWTKPPKVAVLLASGEIVTGRSHTDFLFGSQYMGSETIVRQLRRLRGDGSVKAIVLRVDSPGGDGLASDLIWREVEKVKKSGKPIVVSMSDLAASGGYYISCGANKIIADPTTITGSIGVFGGKAVLAGTYEKLGINPETIKSAEHSDAFSPARRFTEEERRLFQEHIDHFYDDFVAKVSEGRGLDKSKVYEMAQGKVYTGRKAKMLGLVDEIGTLQDAIDTAAKMAGIKGKPHVVYVSPARGFFY
- a CDS encoding polymer-forming cytoskeletal protein — protein: MRARKFRIAVFSTLFVLLTAVSLFGSHSQGHDIASVKAGPDTEETGSEMVVRSEDLVRMGESILVKENEIIDGDVVSIGGSITMKGMAKGDVVCIGGTLRISGTVEGDAVCIGGALILDSTAVVKGDVVSVFGSIQRHDDAVVKGESVSVGFGSWGSGFPWSATGGIGCFRSSPGFAFLAKLGRFLAVLVIVVLVVTFLAKPTDRLETATTKSFWRCFLTGLLGEVLIVPSIVLLAVSVVGIILIPFAIVALIVAFFFGLAGISLLVGNLFFSRFKSHKVHPVAASAMGVLLIYVLSLLAGLLGLVLIPAGIGVGVLGKIAIWVAWTTGLGAVILTRFGTRLPAVLNSEASSEVVETT
- a CDS encoding HypC/HybG/HupF family hydrogenase formation chaperone, with translation MCLGIPAKITKIEGSKAEGEIGGLKREVDLSIIEGVKIGDYVILHAGFAIEKLDEKEAEETLQLLREISESMGE